From a single Nostoc flagelliforme CCNUN1 genomic region:
- a CDS encoding IS4 family transposase, which yields MTLRVQILKDKFNQSLGLPFQELLPESVIEQAIAELKIRYKKRLFDPIVTLWAFLSQVLDPDKSCHNAVSKIIAHLAEQIVEIPSTDTSAYCQARSRLPEKLLEKLFKKAADNLEAKVTTEYLWCGRNVKVIDGSTVSMPDTAENQKAYPQPSSQKLGCGFPIAKIGVIFSLATGAAIALCIDVLNTHDIKLARQLYQFLNHGDILLGDRAFCAYADIVALLKLNCDAIFRKHQARTTSIRKGKIVGDCDKLVTWYKPKSCPKGLSKDEFDALPQTITVREIYYYIVIPGFRTQRVSLITTLLDTTTYSTLELVGLYGKRWDVELDLRHLKTTLLMDVLRCKSPSMVRKEIYVYLLAYNLLRSLMWSAGTTYCTPPLRKSRQGTRHHLNNFIPELLAADSKKRQRIYRTLLKVIAHKAVPDRPARNEPRVRKRRPKIYPLMTKPRHELRKQLKTA from the coding sequence GTGACACTACGCGTACAAATCCTCAAGGATAAATTTAATCAAAGTTTAGGATTGCCTTTTCAAGAGCTGTTACCAGAATCTGTAATTGAGCAAGCCATTGCGGAACTAAAAATTAGATATAAGAAGCGATTATTTGACCCTATAGTAACTTTGTGGGCATTTTTATCTCAAGTTTTAGATCCTGATAAAAGTTGCCACAATGCAGTCAGTAAAATAATTGCTCATTTGGCAGAACAAATAGTAGAAATTCCCTCTACCGATACAAGTGCTTATTGCCAAGCACGCTCTAGATTACCAGAAAAATTATTAGAAAAGCTTTTTAAAAAAGCGGCAGATAATTTAGAAGCAAAAGTGACAACAGAATATTTATGGTGTGGTCGAAATGTGAAAGTAATAGATGGGTCTACGGTATCAATGCCTGATACTGCCGAAAACCAGAAAGCATATCCCCAACCTAGTAGCCAAAAGCTTGGGTGTGGATTCCCAATTGCGAAAATCGGTGTAATATTCAGTTTAGCGACGGGAGCCGCGATTGCTCTATGTATCGATGTTCTGAACACTCATGATATTAAATTAGCTCGTCAGCTATATCAGTTTCTTAATCATGGAGATATTCTGTTAGGAGATAGAGCTTTTTGCGCTTACGCTGATATAGTCGCTTTGTTAAAACTTAATTGTGATGCCATATTCCGTAAGCATCAAGCTCGAACAACATCCATACGCAAAGGTAAAATTGTTGGAGATTGTGACAAACTAGTAACTTGGTACAAACCTAAAAGTTGCCCAAAAGGATTGAGCAAGGATGAATTTGATGCTCTACCTCAAACTATAACTGTGCGAGAGATTTACTATTACATTGTTATTCCTGGTTTCCGTACCCAAAGAGTCAGTTTAATCACTACTCTCTTAGATACAACAACTTATTCTACTCTGGAACTTGTTGGGCTTTACGGTAAGCGGTGGGATGTTGAGCTAGATTTAAGACATCTTAAAACTACTCTCTTAATGGATGTTTTGCGGTGTAAAAGTCCCTCAATGGTACGCAAAGAAATTTACGTTTATTTGCTTGCTTACAATCTACTTCGTAGTTTGATGTGGTCGGCAGGCACTACTTATTGTACTCCTCCATTACGCAAGTCGAGACAAGGTACTCGCCATCATTTAAATAACTTTATTCCCGAATTGTTAGCCGCTGATTCTAAAAAACGTCAACGAATTTATCGCACTTTACTTAAAGTTATTGCTCACAAGGCTGTTCCCGATCGCCCCGCTAGAAATGAACCACGAGTTCGTAAACGTCGCCCAAAAATTTATCCCTTGATGACCAAACCCCGGCATGAATTACGAAAGCAATTAAAAACTGCTTAA
- a CDS encoding DUF6748 domain-containing protein, translating into MNKISLNYKYSIISLLSALVISNAFFSKASAQSISTPDTTDSVAATVENQEFPQWGYYTVRRDFRKCAFPICGGYFIKQVNLKATPCLDGVFRSECYVSAIDWSSLKVPPSQLVKIQNDDGSRVILRGNIVPVTFPRFGEFGNLRVKEAFYAATSVPAKGTFVALKDNGIRCITTPCFSTDNLVLNKPYISQVSSIDLSQTGATQKQLDAATSEIFDQGLIAVGKIEVVENVDPTKRDTKFVATQFYLRVEPN; encoded by the coding sequence ATGAACAAAATATCGCTTAACTACAAATACTCAATCATTTCTCTATTAAGTGCTTTAGTTATTAGTAACGCATTTTTCTCCAAAGCATCTGCCCAAAGCATTTCTACTCCAGACACTACTGATTCTGTTGCCGCTACTGTCGAAAATCAAGAGTTTCCCCAATGGGGATATTACACAGTGCGAAGAGATTTTCGCAAATGTGCTTTTCCAATATGCGGTGGATATTTTATTAAGCAGGTAAACTTGAAAGCTACTCCTTGCTTAGATGGTGTTTTTCGCTCCGAATGTTATGTGTCTGCAATTGATTGGAGTTCCCTGAAAGTCCCACCTTCCCAACTGGTAAAAATTCAAAATGATGATGGTAGCCGTGTGATTCTCAGAGGTAATATCGTTCCAGTAACATTTCCTCGATTCGGTGAGTTTGGGAATTTGAGAGTAAAAGAAGCTTTCTATGCCGCGACAAGTGTCCCAGCAAAAGGTACTTTTGTGGCACTAAAAGACAATGGCATTCGTTGCATCACAACTCCTTGCTTCTCCACAGATAATCTGGTTCTAAATAAGCCTTATATTTCTCAAGTTTCGTCAATCGATTTGAGTCAAACGGGTGCAACACAAAAACAACTTGACGCAGCAACAAGCGAAATTTTCGATCAAGGTTTGATTGCTGTAGGTAAAATTGAGGTAGTAGAAAACGTAGATCCAACCAAGAGAGATACTAAGTTTGTGGCTACACAATTTTATTTGAGAGTGGAACCGAACTAA